Proteins encoded within one genomic window of Microcebus murinus isolate Inina chromosome 8, M.murinus_Inina_mat1.0, whole genome shotgun sequence:
- the LOC105858394 gene encoding uncharacterized protein LOC105858394, whose amino-acid sequence MKKEETTVKYPELSSHSTKDLLPEQGIKDSFQKSIMRLYGSYGLENVHLKRDWDCVVECKKQKVCSNGLTQGLSSCHRKIFKCKCLKVFSKSSNLNIHKTGHTGEKSFKLNECDKIFNHSSNVSGHRKFHTTEKSYKCEECGKSFNCCLKLIIHRRIHTGEKPYKCDKCGKAFNQSSILTQHKRIHSGEKPYKCEECGKAFTYCTHLTQHKRIHTGEKPYKCEECGKAFTWCTNLTLHKRIHTGEKPYKCEECGKAFTQFTHLTRHKRIHTGEKPYKCEECGKAFTYCTHLTQHKRIHTGEKPYKCEECGKAFTWCTNLTLHKRIHMGEKPYK is encoded by the coding sequence aactgtcttcccattCCACCAAAGACCTgttgccagagcagggcataaaagactcatttcagaaatcaataatgagactatatggaagctatggccttgaaaatgtacacttaaaaagagatTGGGATTGTGTcgttgagtgtaagaagcagaaagtatgttctaaTGGTCTTACGCAAGGTTTGTCaagttgccatagaaaaatcttcaaatgtaaGTGTCTAAAAGTTTTcagcaaatcatcaaatctaaatataCACAAGACaggacatactggagagaaaagtttcaaacttaatgaatgtgacaaaatttttaatcacagctcCAATGTatctggacataggaaatttcatacgacagagaaatcctacaagtgtgaagaatgtggaaaatcctttaactgttgcttaaaacttattatacataggagaattcacactggagagaaaccctacaaatgtgacaaatgtggcaaagcctttaaccagtcctcaatccttacacaacataaaaggatccatagtggagagaaaccctacaaatgtgaagaatgtggcaaagcctttacctattgcacacaccttactcaacataaaaggatccatactggagagaaaccctacaaatgtgaagaatgtggcaaagcatttacctggtgtacaaaccttactttacataaaaggatccatactggagagaaaccctacaaatgcgaagaatgtggaaaagcctttacccagttcacacaccttactcgacataaaagaatccatactggagagaaaccctacaaatgtgaagaatgtggcaaagcctttacctattgcacacaccttactcaacataaaaggatccatactggagagaaaccctacaaatgtgaagaatgtggcaaagcatttacctggtgtacaaaccttactctacata